The following coding sequences lie in one Pan paniscus chromosome X, NHGRI_mPanPan1-v2.0_pri, whole genome shotgun sequence genomic window:
- the LOC100975480 gene encoding protein ZAR1-like has product MERFVRVPYGLYQGYGNTVPLGQPGLSGHKQPDWRQNMGPPTFLARPGLLVPANAPDYCIDPYKRAQLKAILSQMNPSLSPRLCKPNTKEVGVQVSPRVDKAVQCSLGPRTLSSCYSWDGRDPQELLPACGVTSPATGSRGLIRLRRDGDEAESKALPGPAEASQPQPPPRRSGADRQEEPGQLEESGEKDAPCPQETKSKQVPGDAASEPLRRPNFQFLEPKYGYFHCKDCKTRWETAYVWCISGTNKVYFKQLCCKCQKSFNPYRVEAIQCQTCSKSHCSCPQKKRHIDLRRPHRQELCGRCKDRRFSCGNIYSFKYVM; this is encoded by the coding sequence ATGGAGCGCTTTGTCCGTGTTCCCTACGGCTTGTACCAGGGTTATGGGAACACAGTGCCTTTGGGCCAGCCTGGACTCTCAGGGCACAAACAGCCCGACTGGAGGCAAAATATGGGTCCTCCCACTTTTCTGGCCAGGCCAGGGCTGCTGGTGCCTGCGAACGCCCCTGACTACTGCATTGACCCTTACAAGAGGGCGCAGCTTAAGGCCATTCTCTCCCAGATGAACCCCAGCCTGAGCCCGCGGCTGTGCAAGCCCAACACCAAGGAGGTGGGCGTGCAGGTGAGCCCGCGGGTGGACAAGGCTGTGCAGTGCTCTCTGGGGCCTCGCACCCTCAGCAGCTGCTACTCCTGGGACGGCAGAGACCCCCAGGAGCTTCTGCCAGCCTGTGGGGTCACTTCGCCCGCCACTGGCAGCAGGGGCTTGATCCGCCTGCGGAGAGATGGGGACGAAGCGGAGAGCAAGGCGCTCCCGGGCCCTGCGGAGGCCAGCCAGCCCCAGCCACCACCACGGAGGTCAGGAGCTGACAGGCAGGAGGAGCCCGGGCAGCTGGAGGAATCGGGGGAGAAAGACGCCCCGTGCCCTCAGGAGACGAAGAGCAAGCAGGTGCCTGGAGACGCCGCCTCCGAGCCGCTCCGGAGGCCCAACTTCCAGTTTTTGGAACCAAAATATGGCTATTTCCACTGTAAAGATTGTAAGACCAGGTGGGAGACTGCTTACGTGTGGTGCATTTCTGGAACAAACAAGGTTTATTTCAAACAACTCTGTTGTAAATGCCAAAAGAGTTTTAACCCTTATCGAGTAGAAGCAATCCAATGCCAGACCTGCTCAAAGTCTCATTGTTCCTGTCCTCAAAAGAAGAGACACATTGATCTAAGGAGGCCTCATCGACAGGAACTGTGTGGTCGCTGCAAAGACAGGAGATTCTCCTGTGGCAATATTTACAGCTTTAAATATGTGATGTGA